From Gemmatimonadota bacterium:
ACCTGGCGCTTGACGTCCTCGAGCCCCTCGAGGTGGCCGTCGAGTACGCGGCGGGTCTGGTCGCGACTGGAGCGCGCCGTGATGGCGGCGGCGCCCAGCCCCGCGCTCCCCAGCAGGAGCAGGGCGACGAGGGTGACCAGGACGCGGGCCGGGGTGCCGCCGTGCTTGAGGAAGTGCCGGACGTCGTTCATTCGTAGAAGTACACCGTGAGTCCCGGAGTGATGATCGGCGCGATGGCGCGCAGGTCGCTACGCGAGACGCGCACCGCCCCCGGGAGGACATATCCACTATCGGCCAGCACCCCCGAATCCGGGAGTGCGTAGATCACCGTCCCCCCGCTGAGCACGAGGGCGTTGCGACCGAGCGCCCCCGGGCGCTTCCGGTCCTCGGGCCCCGGCGCCCCGCGGTCGCTGAAGACCCACGTGGGCACCTCCCACGGATCGCGCGCGCCGAGCACTCGCTCCACCGAGAGGGGGCCGCGTGGCTTGAGGACGCGGACGGTGTCGCCGCCCTGGACGACCAGGCGCTCCTCCCCCACTTGCACGCGCATCTCGCGCAGGAGGGCGCCGTCGCGCTCCAGCAGCATCGTCCCGCTATCGACCGAGACCGACAGGTGCAGCGCGCGGTCGGCCGCGGCCCGCCTGCGCACGAGTTCCTGCATGACGTTCGCCTTGTTCTCCTCCGCATCGGCGACCATGTCGGCGCGCTGGCGCTCGGCGTCGGTCATCCCGTTGCGCAGTCGCTCGGTCTCGGCACGGTCGCGGAGATAGCGCGCGGCGAGCAACACGTCTCCCACCACGAAGGCGGCGATGAGCGTCGCGAGCACGGCGACGGTTCGGGGATAGGTGCGCCGCAGGGCGGACCAGCCGCCGTTGGGAGGGTGTGGGCTCATTCCGGCTTGGGCGCGGTGATACATTCCGAGCTTCGTTCGATCGACGATATCACGCCACCGGCTCCCCAGCCAAGATGCCCCGTCCGAATACGCGCCCCGTGGTCCTCGTGGTCGTCGATGGCTTTGGCCATCGCGATGCCACGGAAGGTAATGCCGTTGCGATGGCGAAGATGCCGACCTGGAAGTCGCTCTGGTCCAAGGCGCCTCGCACCCTGCTCGATGCGTCCGGGCTGGCGGTGGGCCTCCCCGCCGGGCAGATGGGGAACAGCGAGGTCGGGCACATGAACCTGGGCGCCGGGCGCGTGGTCAAGCAGGACCTGGTGCGCATCGAGGAGGCGATCACCGACCGGTCGTTCTTCCACAAGCCGGCCTTCGTGCAGGCCTGTGCGCACGTGAAGGCGACGGGGGGAACGCTGCACCTGCTGGGGCTCCTGGGCGACGGCGGGGTGCACGCGATGCAATCGCATCTCTTTGCCCTCATCGACCTGGCCGAGCAGCAGGGGGTGGGCAAGGTGGCGATCCACGCGCTCATGGACGGGCGCGACACGCTGCCGACCAACGGCTACCGCTACATGGAGGAGACGCTCGCCAAGGCCAGCGGCCGCGCGAAGATCGCCTCGTTAGGTGGTCGTTACTTCGGGATGGACCGCGACAAGCGCTGGGAGCGGGTCAAGAAGTGGTACGACAGCGTGATGGGGGTCGGCCCGTCGACCGACGATCCGCTGGCCGCCATCCGTGCCGCCTACGAGCGCGGCGAGACCGACGAGTTCATCACCCCGATGGTGGTGACCGAAGACGGCGCGCCGGTGGCCCCGATCCGCGATGGCGATGCGATCATCGGCTTCAACTACCGCTCGGACCGCATGCGCCAGATGGTGCGGGCGCTCACCCAGCCCGACTTCAGCGGCTTCGACATCAGCACGCGCCCCACGCGGTTGCATCTGGCGACGATGACGTCGTACGACGAGACCTTCTCCTTCCCGGTGGCCTTCGCGCCGTTCTCCATGGCCCGCATCGTGGCCGAGGTGGTGTCGGAGACGGGGATGACGATGTTCCGCACGGCGGAAACCGAGAAGTACCCGCACGTGACCTATTTCTACAACGGCGGGATCGAGACGCCGTTCGCCGGCGAGGTGCGCAACCTCGTCCCGTCCCCCAAGGTGCCGACGTACGACTTGCAGCCGGAGATGTCGGCGGCGGGGGTGACCGACGTGCTGGTGGAAGCGATCGCGAGTGGATCGTACGACTTCACGCTGTGTAACTACGCCAATGCCGACATGGTGGGGCACACCGGGTCGATCCCGGCGGTGATCAAGGCGCTGGAGACGGTGGACGCGTGCCTGTCGCGTGTCATCAAGGCGGCGGAGAAGGCGGGGGCGCGACTCCTGGTCACCGCCGACCACGGGAACTGCGAAGTGATGATCGATCCGGAGACCGGGGGGCCGCACACGGCCCACACGACCAACCCGGTCCCGATCGTGGTCGTCGATCCCGATGGGGACCGCCCGCTGCGCGGGGGTGGGGCGTTGTGCGATGTGGGACCGACGATTCTCTCGATGCTGGGCATCGACCAACCGACTGAAATGACCGGGCGCTCGCTGCGCCTGCTGTCCTGACCGTCCTGACTGCGACGTGATGACGATTCGATCGTTCGCCCTGCTCGGGCTCTGCGTGCTGGCCCCGGCGATGGCCCAGGGACAGGTGGGCTACACTCCGCGCAAGTCGCCGTATCGCGACTTGGCGCGTCGCCAGGAGCTGACCTTCTTCGGCGGGATGTACCAGGCCAGCAAGGACCCGGCTGGTGTGGCGCCGCAGAGCGGCCCGACCGCGGGGGCGCACTACGAGTTCCACATCTCGGGGCCGGCGTACTTCACCGCCCGCACGGCGGTCGTCCTCTCCGAACGGCAGGTCATCGACCCGACCAAGCTGCTGACCGAGCGCTTCCTGGGGAAGGAATCGATGACGATGGTCCTCAGCGACATCGGCTTCGCGCTCAACCTCACGGGCTACAAGTCGTGGCACGGGATCGTGCCGACGTTAGGCGGCGGGCTGGGGATCGGCGCCGGTTTCGACTCGCCCGACGTCGGGGGCTACAAGTTCGGCTATCCCTTCCTGCTCGCCTTCCGCCCGGCAATCAAGTTCGTCCCCGGCGGACGCTGGCAGGGGCGCATCGATGCGACGAACTACTTCTATCGCATCCGCTACCCCGATTCGTACTTCACCAAGTCGACCGCCGACCCTGCGGTCCTCGAGACGACGGACGGCCGGAACATCTGGAAGCGCAACCTCGGCCTCACCGCCGGCATCACGTACACCTTCGGGCGTTAGGGTGGCGCGGGCGTACCTCACGCGCCGCGTGACGTTCGCCGCGGCACATCGCTACCGCCGCCCGGAGTGGGACGATGCGCGCAACGAGGCGGTCTTCGGGCTGTGCGCACGCCCCAACTACCATGGCCACACGTACACCTGCGACGTGACGGTGGGGGGCGAGATCGACGAGCAGACAGGCTTCATCGTCGACCTCGGCGAACTCGATCGCGTGCTGGCGCGCGAGGTGCGCGAGCGCTACGACCATCGCAACCTCAACCTCGACATCCCCGAGTTTGCCGAGGGGAAGCAGATCCCGAGCGGGGAAAACGTCGCCCGCCTCATCTTCGGCCAGCTCCGCGCGGCGTTAGGCCACCTGGTGGATGTTGTCGAGGTGCGAGTGGCGGAGGATGTCACGCTCTCGTCGGCGTATCGCGGAGAAGGGACGAGCGCAGCGGGCACGCCGCCGAACGCCTAGGCCTGGCGTCGCTGGCTCGGGGGCGTCTTGCGGGCGGAGCTCGCGGCCCATCGGTCGACTCGCTGTCGCGCGGCGCACCCGGTTCGGCGCACGGGAGGGCGACCCGGTCCCCGATGCGAATGGATGCGTCGCGGCGCAGATTTCCGACATGAGCGAATCCCACCCCCCTGCGCCGCCGCTCGACGCCGTGGAGGAATCCCCGGTCTGGCTCGAGCTCAACGGCGTGCCGGTCGTCACGTGGATGTGCACCCCCGACGCGCTCGACGAGCTCGTGGTCGGGTGGCTCTTCGGCGAGGGATACATCGAGACGCCGGCCGACATCGTGCGCATGCGCCCCTGCACCAGAGAGTTGGGGTTCTGGGTCGACATCGACCCGGCGCGCGTGGCGACGGTCGAGGGGATGTCGCGACGGCGGATCCTCGCCTCGGGGTGCGGATCGGTGACCGCCTTCCTCGGGAGCCTGGCCGACGTGCCGCGCCGGAAGGGGACGGTCCCGGCGGTCGACACGCCGGCGCTGCGCGCGGTCTTCAAGGAGCTCTTCGCCCTCGGAACGCGCTACAAGGAGACGGGGGGCATTCACGCCGCCGCGCTCACCGACGGGCAGTCGCTCTTCCACCACGCCGAAGACATCGGGCGGCACAACGCGGTCGACAAGGTCTTCGGGGCGGCGCTGCAGGCGGGGCGTTCGCCGGCCGACATGATCCTGCTCGTCACCGGGCGCATCTCGGGCGAGTTGGCCTTCAAGGCGGCGCGCGCCGGCGTGGCGGCGGTCGCCACGCCATCGGTCCCCTCGACGATCGCCGTCGAGATCGCCCGCGCCGCCGACATGCTGCTCATCGCCCGCGCCGTGAGCGGGGCGCCGCAGCTCCACGACCCGCGCACCACTCGTTAGGGGCGATGCACTGCACCGGGGTGATCCTCGCGGGAGGAGGCGCCACACGATTCGGCGGCCTCCCCAAGGGGCTGGAGCTGGTGGGCGGGCGCCGGATCATCGATCGCGTGGCCGACGCGTTGCGCGACGCCACCGACGAACTGCTCGTGGTCGCCAACGATGCACGCGCCCCGGACTGGCTCCCGGGGGTGCGCGTCGCCGGCGACCTGCGTCCGGGCGAAGGGAGCCTTGGCGGCCTGCACGCGGCGCTGGCCCACGCACGGGGCGCCGTGATCGTGGTCGCCTGGGACATGCCGTTCGTCTCCGCCGCGCTGCTGCGCCGGCTGCGCGCGTTAGGCGAGTCGGGGTTCGACGCCGCCCTCCCCGAGAGTGGCTCCAAGCGCGGCGTCGAACCGATGTGCGCGTGGTATGCCCCGCCCTGTCTCGACGCCATCACCGCCGCCCTCGACCGGGGCGACCGACGCGTGATCGCCTTCTTTGACGCCGTACGTGTCGCTCGCCTCGGTGCCGACGCGGTGGCGACGTTCGGCGACCCGGCGACGTTGTTCCTGAACGTGAACACGGCCCAGGAACGGGACGCGGCGGAACGGTGCGCGCGCGCGCAGCCGGACGACGCAACGACGGAACGGCAGGACGACGCCTGAGCCCCTCGCGCCGCTCCCCGCGGCCGCTCTGGTCGCGGCGGTAGATTCCCTTTCACTGCCGCAACCGCACCGTTTGCCAATACCACCGCAACCACGCTCTGCCGCACCCTCGCATGCCCCCTCTCCTCTCCATCGTCGGCCGCAAGCACTCCGGCAAGACCACGCTCGTCGTGCGACTGGCGGCGGAACTTCGCCGGCGAGGGGTGTGCGTGATGACCATCAAGCACGGGTCGCACACCTTCAACCTCGACCCCGCCAGCACCGACACCTATCGCCACTTCCACGAGGGCGAAGCCGAGCGGGTGGCGATGATCTCCCCGGATCGTTTCGCGCTGGTGATGCGGTGGAGCGAGGAGCTGACCCCGCACGAGGTGGCGGCGCGGTTCATGTCCGACGCCGACCTGGTGCTCTGCGAGGGGTTCAAGGAGTCGTCGATCCCCAAGCTCGAGGTGGTGCGCCGCGCGGCACACCCCACGTCGCTTGCCGAGGAGGGGAAGATCGACGTGGCCACGCTGCTGGCGGTGGTCACCGACGCGCCGGCATCGATCGAGGGCGGGCGACGCTTCGACCTCGGGGAGGCGACGTGGCTCGAACAGCTCGCGACCTTCGTGCAGGAGTGGCTCGCGGCGTCGCAGCGCTGATCCCCTGCCTCGCGCCTGACGCGGCGCTGCGGTAATGTGCGGGGCGCGCTGCCCCCGCACGGCCGCGCAGGTGCCAGGGCACCGCGTCACACGGTCACCCCCCTGCCGCCACGCACACCGACGCTCCGCCCGCTCCCATCGCGCATGTCCTCGCCTCGCTCCCGACACGCCCTCGTCGCCCTCGTCGCGGTCGCCCTCGGCGCTCCTGCCGCCTGCGCCCCCCGCGGGACGGCGACGTCGCCGGCCCCGCGCCTGTCGCCTGCCGTCGCCCTGGTGCGCCGGACGGTCGACTCGATGGTCGCCGACCCCAAGTTTCGCAGCGCGCAGTTGGGGATCCTCGTCGTCGACCCGACCACGGGCGACACCCTCGTCTCGCACAACGCGGGGAAGCTCTTCATCCCCGCCTCCAACCAGAAGATCCTCACGGGGGCCACGGCGTTGCACCTGCTGGGGCCCGACTTCCGCTTCAGCACGACCGTCTCCGCCTCGGGCCCGGTCGTCGATGGCGAGATCCGCGGCGACCTCGTGGTGAGCGGAACCGGCGACCCGAGCGTGAGCGACCACATGGCGGGCGACGCCATGGTCCCGCTGCGCGCCCTGGCCGATTCGCTCGTGGCCCGCGGGGTGAAGCGCGTGACCGGGGCGCTCGTCCCCGGCGCCGATGCCTTCCCCGATGCCACGTTAGGCTTCGGGTGGTCATACGACGACCTCGACTTCGCCTTCTCGGCGGGGGTCGACGAACTGTACTTCAATGAGGGGTTCTCGCGCGTGGTGGTGCGCGGCGGCGCGGGGGCGGGAGACCCTCCGACGGCGCGCACGATGCCGGCCCGCTCGGTCCCGCGGGTGCGCGTGTGGGCGCAGACCACCGCGCCCGTCGCCACCAACGGGACGGCCGTGCGCCGCGCGCGAACTGTTTCCATCCGGCAGGACTCCACCGACGCCGCCACGGTCATCGTGGAAGGCACCATCGCGGCCGGCGACTCGGCCGTCCTCACGATCACCCACCGTGACCCGGCGCGCGCGTACCTGCTGGCGCTGCACGAGGCGCTGGGGGAGCGGGGGATCGTGGTGGAGGGGGGCGTCTCGCCGTGGCGCGGCAACGCCACCTACCCGCTCTTCTCCCTGATGTCGCCGCCGCTGTCGCAGGTGCTCTCGTACTTCGAGAAGCCGTCGCAGAACCAGATCGGCGAGATCCTGCTGCGCACGTTAGGCAGGGCGCGCGCCAATGTGGGGAGTGCCGACAGCGGGGCCCGCGTGGTGCGCGACCAACTCCTGGCCTGGGGGGCCGCACGCGACGGCTTCATCGTGCGCGACGGGAGCGGGCTCTCGCGGCATGACGTCATCACCCCGGAAACGATCGTCCGCGTCCTCGACGTCATGCGGCGCTCGCCCCACTTCAGGCTCTTCTACGACGCCCTCCCGGTGGGGGGCGTCGACGTCACGATCGCCAACCGCATGAAGGGGACCCCCGCCCAGGGAAACGTGCACGCCAAGACGGGGACACTCGACATGGTGCGCTCGCTCTCCGGCTATGTCACCACGGCCGACGGGCGCCTCCTGCTGTTCAGCGTGCTGGCCAACCACTTCACGGTCCCCACGCGCGAGATCGAGCGGGTGCAGGACACCCTCGCCGCGCTGCTCGCCGGCATGCGCCTGACGGGAGGGACTCCCTGATGCTGACGGTCGCCGAGGCCAGTGCGCGCAGCCTGGCCGGGATCGCACCACTCGGGATCGAGCGCGTTCCCCTGCTCGACGCCGTCGGTCGCGTCCTCGCCCGCGACGCCGTCGCCAGCTACACCCTCCCCCACTGGGACAACTCGGCGATGGACGGCTACGCCGTGCGCGGCGCCGACCTCGCCGGTGCGTCGGCCCAATCGCCCGTGCGCCTGGCGGTGCAGGAGACGGTCGCCGCTGGCGAATTCCCCACCAAGCCGGTGCGCGAAGGGGTCTGCACGCGCATCATGACCGGTGCGCCGCTCCCCGACGGAGCCGACACGGTGGTCCGCGTCGAGGACACCGACGGTGGACTCGACCTCGTCTCCATTCGCGACGCGCGCGACCTGCGCAAGAACATCCGTCCGCGCGGCGAGGACTTCGTCGCCCACGATACCGTCATCCCCGCCGGGACCCCCATCGCCCCCGCGCAGGTGGGAGTCCTGGCGTCGCTCGGCCTCCCCTCCGTGGACGTGCATCGTCGCCCGGTGGTCGCCATCCTGGGATCGGGCGACGAACTGGTCGACCTGGACCGGTTCCACGAGGTGCTGGCGGGGCGCAAGATCGTGACCTCCAACTCGTACACGATCAGCGCCCTCGTCAGGAGCAACGGCGGGATCCCGCTGTTGCTGGGGAACGCCGCCGACACGCCGGAGTCGCTGCGTGCGCTGCTGGAGCAGGCCACGGGGGTCGACCTGATCATCACCTCGGCCGGCGCCTCGGTGGGGGCGTTCGACTACACGCGCGAGGTGCTGGCCTCGTTAGGGGCGCGCCTCGACTTCTGGAAGGTGCGCATGCGCCCCGGGGCCCCCATCGGCTTCGGCACACTGCACGGCACGCCGTGGGTGGGGCTGCCGGGGAATCCGGTGAGCGTGATGGTCACCTTCGAGCTCTTCGTGCGCCCCGTCCTCCGGCGGCTGCAAGGGCACGCCCGCCTGTTTCGCCATCCCGTCCCCGTCGTCCTCGACGAGCCGGTGAGCATCGGGGCACGCCTCACGCACTTCCTGCGCGGGATCGCGCGCCCGGCCGAGGACGGGCGCATGCACGCACGCCTCACCGGTCCGCAGGGGTCGGGGATCCTCACGTCGATGGCCCGCGCCAACGCGCTGCTCGTCGTCCCCGAGGATCGTCCGCGCTGCGAGGCGGGTGACGTGGTCAACGCCCTCCTCGTGGGCGACGACGCCTCCCTCTCCGAGTCGTTCGCGCTGTGATCTGGGAAGACGAGCTGGCCGCCCTCCGGACGCGCTTCGACGTCACGGAGACCGAGGTGACGTGCGGCAACCGGACGTTTGTCCTCGCGCACCCGCGCAACGCCGACACCCTCATCAGCGAGGAAGACTACGTCAAGGACGAGCGGCTCCCGTACTGGGCCGACATCTGGCCGTCGTCGCGCATCCTGGCCGAGCACGTCGTGCGCCACAAGGGGAACGGGCGGCGCGCCCTGGAACTCGGCTGCGGAAGCGGGCTCGTGGCGTGCGCGCTCGCCGCAGCGGGCTACAAGGTCACCGCCACCGACTACTACCCCGACGCGCTGGAGTTCACGCGGGTCAACGTGGCTCGCAACACCGGGCAGTACCCCGCCACGCGCATGGTCGACTGGCGCGACATGCCGCGCGACCTGGGGCGTTTCCACGTGGTGGTGGCGTCGGACGTGCTGTACGAACACACGCACGGCGAGCTGGTGAGCGATGCGGTGATCGCCACCGTGCGCGACGACGGCTACGCGCTCATCGCCGATCCGGGGCGGCTGTCACTGGAGTCGTTCCTGTTGAGCGCCGAGGAGGGCGGGCTGGCGCTGACCGAGCATTGGACGTCGCCCTTTGCGGAAGGGGCGCAGAAGCACGACATCCAGCTGCACGTGTTGCGGGTGCGTTAGGCGCTCGGAGTCTGCCTACTTCCCCAGTCGCTCCCCGCACCCCGTGACCTGGCTTCCATCGAAGACGACGGTGGCCCGGTGCGTCCAGGTCTTGTCGGCCATGGTGTCCTGGCACTTCTCCTCGACGAGCGTGACCTCGAGGGTGTGCGCGTTAGGCGCCGGGGTGAGCGCGATCCAGCGCAGCGTCGCCCCGGCGGCCTGCGGCGCGGTGGACGGGAAGAGGATCCCGTCCTTGTAGTCCGGCGTGGTGTAGGTGAGCCCCCGGGCCGTGATGCGCACTCCCCAGAACGGCTCGTTCCCCGCCAGCCGGAACTCCCCCGCTTGCGACGGCGACGACGTCGGGAGCGTCCCGGTCTCGCCGGCCGTGGCCGGACCCGGCGCCGAGTCGTTTGCAGCTGCCGGAGGCGGCGACGCGCTTACGGTGCTGTCCGCCTGCGGTGCGTCCCCGCCCCCGCATGCACCGAGCGCCACCGAGGCGAGCCACACGACCCACGCCCCCGCCCTCGCGCCCTCCCATCGCGCCCCCATCGCCTACCCTCCCGTCTCCCGTCTCCCGTCTCCCGTCTGCAGTCTCGCCGCCACCACCTCGGCGATGTCGTACACCGGCACCGTGCTCTCCAGCTTGGCCCCGGCATCGTTGAGCATCGTCATGCAGAACGGACAGGCGACCGCGACGGCGTCGGCGCCGGTCGCAAGGAGTTCCTGCTTGCGCTCGACGTTGATGCGCTGCCCCACGCGCTCTTCCATCCACATGCGCCCACCGCCGGCGCCGCAGCAGAGCCCCTTGTCGCGCGACCGCGGCGCCTCGACCAGGGTGACCACCGGCAGCGCGCGCTTGAGCGCCTCGCGCGGGGCGTCGTAGATCTCGTTGTAGCGCCCCAGGTAGCAGGAGTCGTGATAGGCCATCACCAGCTTCTGCCCGTCGTCGTGCTTGAGCGGGACCATCTCGTCGGCCAGCAGACGCTCGATGTACGTCGAGTGGTGAATCACCTCGTAGTTGCCGCCGAGCTGCGGGAACTCGTTCCCGATCTGGTGGAAGCAGTGCGGGCACGAGGTGACGATCGTCGTGACCTCATAGCGGTCGAGCGTCTCGATCGCCTGCTTGGCCAGCATCTGGTAGAGGTACTCGTTCCCCATGCGGCGCGCCGGGTCGCCGTTGCAGCTCTCTTCCTGCCCGAGGATGGCGAACTTGATCCCCGCCGCTTGCAGGATGCGGGCAAAGGCGACCGTCGTCTTCTTGGCGCGATCGTCAAACGATCCCATGCAGCCGACCCAGAAGAGGATGTCCGGGCGCTCGCCGCGCTCCCACATCTCGGCCATCGTCGGCACGTCCATCCCCTCGGCCCACTTCTCGCGCTCCGACGGCTGGAACGCCCACGGCGAGCCGTTGCGCTCCAGCGACTCGAAGGCTGGCTGGATCTCCTCGGGAAAGCGCGACTCGGTGAGGACGAGGTTGCGCCGCATCTCGTTGATGATCTCGAGCTGGTCGATCGAGACCGGGCACTCGTACACGCAGGCGCGGCACGACGTGCACGCCCACAGCTCTTCCTCGGTGATGAAGTTGTCGAGCAGCTTGTGCTCGAGCACCGCGGCGCGCGTTCCGTCGTCGCCCTTCGCGGCGCCGATGAACGGCATCCCGAAGACGTCGTCGCCACCGACGATCACCGGCGCCACCTCGAGCAATCGTTGCCGGGTGTTCACCACGATCTTGCGCGGCGAGAGCAGCTTCCCCGTGAGGTTCGCCGGGCAGACCGAGGTGCAGCGTCCGCACTCGGTGCAGGCGTAACCGTCGAGCAGGTTCTTCCAGCTCAGGTGCGTGACGTCGGCGGCGCCGAAGACCTCCGTCTCCATCTCCAGGTCCATCGGCTTCATCGCCCCCACCGTCCCCGGCCCGCTCGTGTTGGAGAGGAAGGTGTTGGGGAGCGAGACGATGACGTGCAGGTGCTTGGAGTACGGGAGGTAGTTCAGGAAGGTGAGGATCAGCAGGGCGTGGATCCACCAGCTGGTGTTGCGGACGATCGTTGCAGCTCCCGGCGACATCCAGCCGAGCAACCCGGCCAGCGGCGCCGACAACGGCTGCGCCATGGTCGGGATGTCGGCGCCGAGCACGCGCTCCGCCGCCGCCGTGACGATGAGCGTGACCATCAGCCCGCCGATCACCGAGAGGATGAAGATCGCATCACCCGAGTGCACGCCGTCGCCCTGCAGCCGCTTGGGCTTCACGACGACGCGGCGGTACAGGAGCCAGGCCACCGCGGCCAGCACCGCACCCGCCGTCAGCTCCTGCGAGACGAGGAAGAGCCAGTGCAGGGGCGCGGGGAGGATGCTGGCGTAGCTGAAGCCCGGGATCAGGCCGTGGAGGATGATCTCCAGCGCGCCGACCTGCAGCACGAGGAAGCCCCAGAAGACGAGCGCATGCACGGGCCCCGCTGATGGATCGCGCAGGATCTTCGTCTGCGCGATGCCGATCATGAACAGGTTCCAGACGCGGCGCGGGATGTCGTTG
This genomic window contains:
- a CDS encoding 2,3-bisphosphoglycerate-independent phosphoglycerate mutase, which codes for MPRPNTRPVVLVVVDGFGHRDATEGNAVAMAKMPTWKSLWSKAPRTLLDASGLAVGLPAGQMGNSEVGHMNLGAGRVVKQDLVRIEEAITDRSFFHKPAFVQACAHVKATGGTLHLLGLLGDGGVHAMQSHLFALIDLAEQQGVGKVAIHALMDGRDTLPTNGYRYMEETLAKASGRAKIASLGGRYFGMDRDKRWERVKKWYDSVMGVGPSTDDPLAAIRAAYERGETDEFITPMVVTEDGAPVAPIRDGDAIIGFNYRSDRMRQMVRALTQPDFSGFDISTRPTRLHLATMTSYDETFSFPVAFAPFSMARIVAEVVSETGMTMFRTAETEKYPHVTYFYNGGIETPFAGEVRNLVPSPKVPTYDLQPEMSAAGVTDVLVEAIASGSYDFTLCNYANADMVGHTGSIPAVIKALETVDACLSRVIKAAEKAGARLLVTADHGNCEVMIDPETGGPHTAHTTNPVPIVVVDPDGDRPLRGGGALCDVGPTILSMLGIDQPTEMTGRSLRLLS
- a CDS encoding 6-carboxytetrahydropterin synthase gives rise to the protein MTFAAAHRYRRPEWDDARNEAVFGLCARPNYHGHTYTCDVTVGGEIDEQTGFIVDLGELDRVLAREVRERYDHRNLNLDIPEFAEGKQIPSGENVARLIFGQLRAALGHLVDVVEVRVAEDVTLSSAYRGEGTSAAGTPPNA
- the fdhD gene encoding formate dehydrogenase accessory sulfurtransferase FdhD, producing the protein MSESHPPAPPLDAVEESPVWLELNGVPVVTWMCTPDALDELVVGWLFGEGYIETPADIVRMRPCTRELGFWVDIDPARVATVEGMSRRRILASGCGSVTAFLGSLADVPRRKGTVPAVDTPALRAVFKELFALGTRYKETGGIHAAALTDGQSLFHHAEDIGRHNAVDKVFGAALQAGRSPADMILLVTGRISGELAFKAARAGVAAVATPSVPSTIAVEIARAADMLLIARAVSGAPQLHDPRTTR
- a CDS encoding molybdenum cofactor guanylyltransferase, with amino-acid sequence MHCTGVILAGGGATRFGGLPKGLELVGGRRIIDRVADALRDATDELLVVANDARAPDWLPGVRVAGDLRPGEGSLGGLHAALAHARGAVIVVAWDMPFVSAALLRRLRALGESGFDAALPESGSKRGVEPMCAWYAPPCLDAITAALDRGDRRVIAFFDAVRVARLGADAVATFGDPATLFLNVNTAQERDAAERCARAQPDDATTERQDDA
- the mobB gene encoding molybdopterin-guanine dinucleotide biosynthesis protein B, which translates into the protein MPPLLSIVGRKHSGKTTLVVRLAAELRRRGVCVMTIKHGSHTFNLDPASTDTYRHFHEGEAERVAMISPDRFALVMRWSEELTPHEVAARFMSDADLVLCEGFKESSIPKLEVVRRAAHPTSLAEEGKIDVATLLAVVTDAPASIEGGRRFDLGEATWLEQLATFVQEWLAASQR
- the dacB gene encoding D-alanyl-D-alanine carboxypeptidase/D-alanyl-D-alanine-endopeptidase — translated: MSSPRSRHALVALVAVALGAPAACAPRGTATSPAPRLSPAVALVRRTVDSMVADPKFRSAQLGILVVDPTTGDTLVSHNAGKLFIPASNQKILTGATALHLLGPDFRFSTTVSASGPVVDGEIRGDLVVSGTGDPSVSDHMAGDAMVPLRALADSLVARGVKRVTGALVPGADAFPDATLGFGWSYDDLDFAFSAGVDELYFNEGFSRVVVRGGAGAGDPPTARTMPARSVPRVRVWAQTTAPVATNGTAVRRARTVSIRQDSTDAATVIVEGTIAAGDSAVLTITHRDPARAYLLALHEALGERGIVVEGGVSPWRGNATYPLFSLMSPPLSQVLSYFEKPSQNQIGEILLRTLGRARANVGSADSGARVVRDQLLAWGAARDGFIVRDGSGLSRHDVITPETIVRVLDVMRRSPHFRLFYDALPVGGVDVTIANRMKGTPAQGNVHAKTGTLDMVRSLSGYVTTADGRLLLFSVLANHFTVPTREIERVQDTLAALLAGMRLTGGTP
- a CDS encoding molybdopterin molybdotransferase MoeA, whose translation is MLTVAEASARSLAGIAPLGIERVPLLDAVGRVLARDAVASYTLPHWDNSAMDGYAVRGADLAGASAQSPVRLAVQETVAAGEFPTKPVREGVCTRIMTGAPLPDGADTVVRVEDTDGGLDLVSIRDARDLRKNIRPRGEDFVAHDTVIPAGTPIAPAQVGVLASLGLPSVDVHRRPVVAILGSGDELVDLDRFHEVLAGRKIVTSNSYTISALVRSNGGIPLLLGNAADTPESLRALLEQATGVDLIITSAGASVGAFDYTREVLASLGARLDFWKVRMRPGAPIGFGTLHGTPWVGLPGNPVSVMVTFELFVRPVLRRLQGHARLFRHPVPVVLDEPVSIGARLTHFLRGIARPAEDGRMHARLTGPQGSGILTSMARANALLVVPEDRPRCEAGDVVNALLVGDDASLSESFAL
- a CDS encoding methyltransferase domain-containing protein; this encodes MIWEDELAALRTRFDVTETEVTCGNRTFVLAHPRNADTLISEEDYVKDERLPYWADIWPSSRILAEHVVRHKGNGRRALELGCGSGLVACALAAAGYKVTATDYYPDALEFTRVNVARNTGQYPATRMVDWRDMPRDLGRFHVVVASDVLYEHTHGELVSDAVIATVRDDGYALIADPGRLSLESFLLSAEEGGLALTEHWTSPFAEGAQKHDIQLHVLRVR
- a CDS encoding (Fe-S)-binding protein, coding for MSHVAFAFVLALALAFFSYNAQRLVRYLRIGNGDFRLNDIPRRVWNLFMIGIAQTKILRDPSAGPVHALVFWGFLVLQVGALEIILHGLIPGFSYASILPAPLHWLFLVSQELTAGAVLAAVAWLLYRRVVVKPKRLQGDGVHSGDAIFILSVIGGLMVTLIVTAAAERVLGADIPTMAQPLSAPLAGLLGWMSPGAATIVRNTSWWIHALLILTFLNYLPYSKHLHVIVSLPNTFLSNTSGPGTVGAMKPMDLEMETEVFGAADVTHLSWKNLLDGYACTECGRCTSVCPANLTGKLLSPRKIVVNTRQRLLEVAPVIVGGDDVFGMPFIGAAKGDDGTRAAVLEHKLLDNFITEEELWACTSCRACVYECPVSIDQLEIINEMRRNLVLTESRFPEEIQPAFESLERNGSPWAFQPSEREKWAEGMDVPTMAEMWERGERPDILFWVGCMGSFDDRAKKTTVAFARILQAAGIKFAILGQEESCNGDPARRMGNEYLYQMLAKQAIETLDRYEVTTIVTSCPHCFHQIGNEFPQLGGNYEVIHHSTYIERLLADEMVPLKHDDGQKLVMAYHDSCYLGRYNEIYDAPREALKRALPVVTLVEAPRSRDKGLCCGAGGGRMWMEERVGQRINVERKQELLATGADAVAVACPFCMTMLNDAGAKLESTVPVYDIAEVVAARLQTGDGRRETGG